The bacterium genome contains a region encoding:
- a CDS encoding vitamin K epoxide reductase family protein, whose protein sequence is MEPNETITQSPVSIVPRWFAAAFLVLGLIGLTDATYLSIRHFSLMPGTCLIGTGCDNVLASAYSVFAGVPVAFFGVAYYLAIVIFASAALYTKNSRFMLAAAALSVTGLFASAWFVYLQFFILHEICAYCMISATTSLLLFIGGVLTVLKMRKRESGS, encoded by the coding sequence ATGGAGCCGAATGAAACAATAACTCAATCACCCGTTTCTATTGTGCCGCGATGGTTTGCGGCGGCGTTTTTAGTACTGGGGCTCATCGGCCTCACGGACGCGACGTATCTTTCGATTCGGCATTTTTCTCTCATGCCGGGTACCTGCCTTATCGGTACGGGTTGCGATAATGTACTTGCAAGCGCGTACTCGGTGTTCGCCGGAGTACCGGTCGCATTTTTCGGCGTTGCGTATTATCTCGCTATCGTCATATTTGCAAGCGCGGCGCTTTATACAAAAAATTCCCGTTTTATGTTAGCGGCGGCGGCACTTTCTGTCACGGGACTCTTTGCCTCCGCGTGGTTTGTGTATCTGCAGTTTTTCATCCTTCATGAAATTTGCGCGTATTGTATGATTTCCGCCACGACATCATTGTTGCTGTTTATCGGCGGGGTTTTGACTGTACTGAAGATGAGGAAGCGGGAATCGGGGAGTTGA